One genomic window of Mucilaginibacter sp. SJ includes the following:
- a CDS encoding TonB-dependent receptor, whose translation MKIFTNSVRIIVLFLVLLPGIGYAQLNGSYILSGKVNDDQSKPLIGATVSIKGTTNKTSTDTTGKFSLTTSAKLPYTLVFTAIGYQPQEFYIKNANSAVNITLTTQSLLVNEVVVTASRKEEKLLRSPVAIEKLSITALKQSPGPSFYDALENVKGVQMTTTSITLKVPNTRGFNSPNNFRFMQLVDGVDMQSATLGVPLGNAIGPTELDIASVEITPGAAAALYGTNAINGLSNLFTKDPFKYQGLSFYHRQGLNHVGKDRLGASSLTEDALRYAKAFNDKFAVKVNFSYMQGQDWQSDTRLDQNPTNLKSANPAYPELTGTSNAAYDGWNKYGDDALAGSNTVSIKGITVDGKARPNLTVARTGYNEVDLVDPHVKNLKLDGTLAYKLSPSTILSYTYRYGRLDGVFQRGNKISLQGATVQNHKIELKGKDFLVRGYESIENTGNSFNVKPLADNLDLNHASNSAWATLYGNALKAYNGGVLTSANLAAAEQAARAAADKGRVEPGTPEFDALRKTIIGINNWDIKSSLIPNAPVTGGAALVQKSHMYNGEAQWDLSSKVKFVDLLVGADVRVYSITPDGNNFVDFSRPIADRNTPLADGTFGKDVIYKKYGAFTQVTKTFFDEKLKLFGSIRWDRNPYFDPKFTPRLAAVYTVNQNHNFRFTFQNGYRFPSLFEALSYVNNGRVKRVGSLPFINEGLGYLGNSYTQTSVVAFNAAVNAAGGSDQAALANRNLLKVADLPPARPEQITSFEVGYKGIVADNKVFIDIDAYTNRYDGFLGQVQVFVPNGATVGSDAAVLAMLDINRDPTTGTSTNAASQGQSRYRVYTNAKNIYHNYGSSAGITYNFYQHYTVSGNVSFNKLKAQTASDIFVTGFNTPEWSGNISFGNREVVKNFGFNVVYKWQQSYLWESPLVTGTVPSIKTVDAQVTYRVPSYYATFKLGATDIFNKRYYQYAGGPTIGGLYYVSVTLDGLLAGNNNNK comes from the coding sequence ATGAAAATTTTTACAAACTCAGTTAGAATAATTGTGCTCTTCCTGGTACTATTGCCGGGGATAGGTTATGCACAGCTTAACGGCTCATATATATTGAGCGGAAAAGTAAACGACGATCAGAGTAAGCCGCTGATAGGGGCAACCGTATCTATTAAAGGTACAACCAATAAAACATCAACCGATACAACCGGTAAATTTTCATTAACAACCAGCGCCAAATTACCTTACACGCTTGTTTTTACCGCGATAGGTTATCAACCACAGGAGTTTTACATTAAAAATGCCAATAGCGCGGTTAACATTACGCTTACTACGCAATCATTACTGGTTAATGAGGTAGTAGTAACGGCATCCCGTAAGGAAGAAAAGTTACTTCGTTCGCCCGTAGCTATCGAAAAATTGAGTATTACAGCGTTAAAACAGTCGCCTGGCCCAAGTTTTTATGATGCTTTAGAAAATGTTAAAGGTGTACAGATGACCACCACCAGTATCACCCTTAAAGTGCCTAATACCCGTGGTTTCAACAGCCCAAACAACTTTAGGTTTATGCAGCTGGTTGACGGTGTAGATATGCAATCGGCTACATTAGGTGTGCCGCTTGGCAATGCCATTGGGCCGACCGAACTGGATATTGCCAGCGTGGAGATCACCCCGGGTGCTGCCGCCGCGCTTTACGGCACTAATGCCATTAATGGTTTATCAAATCTGTTTACTAAAGATCCATTTAAATATCAGGGTTTAAGTTTTTACCATCGCCAGGGTTTAAACCACGTTGGGAAAGATCGCTTAGGGGCAAGTTCCCTTACCGAAGATGCTTTAAGATATGCCAAAGCTTTTAACGATAAGTTTGCTGTTAAAGTGAACTTTAGCTATATGCAAGGGCAAGACTGGCAATCAGATACCCGCCTTGATCAAAACCCAACTAATCTGAAATCGGCCAACCCTGCTTACCCCGAATTGACAGGTACCAGCAACGCAGCTTATGATGGCTGGAATAAGTACGGTGATGATGCACTTGCAGGCAGTAACACCGTATCAATAAAAGGTATCACGGTTGATGGCAAAGCCCGTCCAAACCTTACGGTAGCCCGTACCGGCTATAACGAGGTTGATTTGGTCGACCCACATGTTAAAAATTTAAAGTTAGATGGTACGCTGGCATATAAGCTATCGCCAAGCACCATCTTATCGTATACTTATCGCTATGGCAGGCTTGATGGTGTATTTCAACGTGGTAACAAGATCTCATTACAAGGCGCTACAGTTCAGAATCATAAGATTGAGTTAAAAGGAAAAGATTTCCTGGTACGTGGTTATGAATCAATTGAAAATACTGGTAACTCGTTCAACGTAAAACCATTAGCTGACAATCTTGATCTTAACCACGCCAGTAACTCGGCATGGGCAACTTTATATGGTAATGCGTTAAAAGCCTACAATGGCGGTGTTCTTACTTCTGCAAATCTTGCTGCTGCCGAGCAAGCCGCCCGTGCTGCTGCTGATAAAGGCCGTGTTGAGCCCGGTACTCCTGAGTTTGATGCGTTGAGAAAAACTATCATTGGTATCAATAACTGGGATATTAAATCGAGCCTGATCCCTAACGCCCCGGTTACGGGCGGCGCCGCATTGGTTCAAAAAAGTCATATGTATAACGGCGAAGCCCAGTGGGATTTGAGCAGCAAGGTTAAATTTGTTGACCTGTTGGTTGGTGCCGATGTGCGTGTGTACAGCATTACGCCGGATGGTAATAACTTCGTAGATTTTAGTCGCCCTATTGCCGATAGGAATACCCCATTGGCCGACGGTACTTTCGGTAAAGATGTGATCTATAAAAAATATGGCGCCTTTACCCAGGTTACCAAAACTTTTTTTGATGAGAAATTGAAATTATTCGGCTCTATCCGCTGGGATCGCAATCCATACTTTGATCCTAAATTCACGCCACGTTTAGCCGCAGTTTACACTGTCAATCAAAACCATAACTTCAGGTTCACGTTCCAGAACGGTTATCGTTTCCCTTCACTGTTTGAGGCGTTATCATATGTAAATAACGGTCGCGTAAAACGTGTAGGCAGCTTGCCGTTTATTAATGAAGGCTTGGGTTACCTTGGTAACAGTTACACCCAAACGTCGGTAGTGGCTTTCAATGCTGCGGTAAATGCTGCAGGCGGCTCAGATCAGGCTGCTTTGGCTAACCGTAATTTGTTAAAAGTAGCGGACCTGCCACCGGCACGTCCAGAACAGATCACTTCTTTCGAGGTTGGTTATAAAGGCATCGTAGCCGATAATAAAGTGTTCATTGATATTGATGCTTACACCAACCGTTATGACGGCTTCCTCGGCCAGGTACAGGTGTTTGTACCAAACGGTGCTACTGTTGGCTCAGACGCAGCTGTATTAGCCATGCTTGACATTAACCGTGATCCTACAACAGGCACATCAACCAACGCAGCCAGCCAGGGCCAAAGCCGGTACCGCGTTTATACCAATGCCAAAAACATCTATCATAACTACGGTTCATCCGCAGGTATTACTTACAATTTCTATCAGCATTATACGGTATCAGGAAACGTAAGCTTTAATAAATTAAAAGCCCAAACAGCTTCAGATATCTTCGTTACAGGTTTTAATACTCCAGAATGGTCGGGCAATATATCATTCGGTAATCGCGAGGTGGTTAAAAACTTTGGTTTCAACGTAGTTTACAAATGGCAGCAATCATACCTGTGGGAAAGCCCGCTGGTTACAGGTACCGTACCATCAATCAAAACAGTTGATGCACAGGTTACTTATCGTGTGCCGTCATACTATGCAACCTTTAAGTTAGGTGCTACCGATATCTTTAACAAAAGATATTACCAATACGCAGGCGGCCCAACAATCGGTGGCTTATACTATGTTTCGGTAACGCTTGACGGTTTATTAGCAGGCAATAATAACAACAAGTAA
- the proB gene encoding glutamate 5-kinase: protein MAFNYQRIVIKIGSNVITQENGLPDLPRITHLVEQIAAIKKQGTEVILVSSGAVASGRSLITVVEKSDAVAARQVLASIGQVKLINTYSHLFEQFQILCSQVLVTREDFRDRMHYLNMKNCLEALLQYEVIPVVNENDVVSVTELMFTDNDELAGLIASMLNANALIILTNVDGIYNGDPKAAGSAVIDEVSGNELDFSSFVSSGRSQFGRGGMITKSTMAQKTAQLGISVHIANGKRDQILTDVLENQVTHTRFIPNKTASGKKKWIAHSEKSATGSVLINAGAKAALISNKATSLLPVGIVGVITDFKKGDIIKLIDDTDKLIGLGIAEYGADKARERIGQKNQKALVHYDYLYLQG from the coding sequence ATGGCTTTCAATTATCAGCGTATCGTTATCAAAATCGGCTCAAATGTTATTACTCAGGAAAACGGCCTCCCCGACCTGCCTCGGATAACCCATTTGGTTGAACAGATAGCTGCGATAAAAAAACAGGGCACCGAAGTGATTCTGGTTTCATCAGGAGCTGTGGCATCCGGCCGTAGCCTGATCACGGTAGTAGAAAAATCAGATGCTGTTGCCGCCCGCCAGGTACTGGCCTCTATTGGGCAGGTAAAACTGATCAATACCTATTCGCATTTGTTTGAGCAATTTCAAATACTATGCTCGCAGGTTTTGGTTACCCGCGAGGATTTCAGGGACAGGATGCACTACCTCAACATGAAAAACTGCCTTGAGGCTTTGCTGCAATATGAGGTGATCCCTGTGGTAAACGAAAACGACGTGGTATCAGTAACCGAGCTTATGTTTACCGATAATGATGAATTGGCAGGCCTCATAGCATCTATGCTAAACGCTAATGCGCTCATCATCCTCACCAACGTTGATGGCATTTACAATGGCGATCCTAAAGCAGCTGGTTCGGCAGTGATAGATGAGGTTAGCGGTAATGAACTTGATTTTTCAAGTTTTGTATCATCAGGCCGTTCGCAATTTGGCAGAGGTGGCATGATCACGAAGTCAACCATGGCGCAAAAAACCGCCCAGCTTGGTATTTCAGTGCATATAGCCAATGGTAAACGTGATCAGATCTTAACAGATGTTTTGGAAAACCAGGTTACACATACCCGCTTCATTCCCAATAAAACAGCATCGGGTAAAAAGAAATGGATTGCCCATTCCGAAAAATCAGCAACCGGAAGTGTACTGATCAATGCCGGTGCAAAAGCCGCGTTAATTTCAAACAAAGCAACCAGTTTATTACCCGTTGGTATTGTTGGCGTAATAACCGACTTTAAAAAAGGAGATATTATTAAACTGATTGATGATACCGATAAGCTAATTGGCTTAGGCATTGCCGAATATGGTGCAGATAAGGCCCGTGAACGCATCGGCCAAAAAAACCAAAAGGCACTGGTACACTATGATTATCTTTACTTACAAGGCTAA
- a CDS encoding glutamate-5-semialdehyde dehydrogenase, giving the protein MNYNSYFDKAREASRKAPLAPAIINKILEDVTAEAIAQTEYILAENQRDLDRMDPADPKYDRLKLTADRIKGIAGDMQSVAQLDSPLGKQLSATEMPNGLSISKIRVPLGVVGVIYEARPNVTFDVFALCFKTGNISVLKGGSDADFSNRAIISVIHKVLTKHGVDVNVVTLLPAEREATTALLNAIGYIDVLIPRGSQSLIDFVRDNSKVPVIETGAGIVHTYFDESGNVEKGAEIIANAKTRRVSVCNALDCLIIHSARLSDLPQLAHILNEKEVEIFADERAFEALKSNYPSNLLHKASPEHFGTEFLSMKMAIKTVSSFTEALEYIAVNSSKHSEAIISENAENIAKFLNDVDAAAVYANVSTAFTDGAQFGLGAEIGISTQKLHARGPMGLEELTSYKWIVKGNGQTRNP; this is encoded by the coding sequence ATGAACTATAACAGCTATTTTGATAAAGCACGTGAAGCAAGCCGCAAAGCTCCCCTTGCTCCCGCCATCATCAATAAGATTTTGGAAGATGTTACTGCCGAGGCTATAGCACAAACCGAATATATCCTGGCCGAAAACCAACGAGACCTTGACCGCATGGATCCGGCCGATCCAAAATACGACCGGCTTAAACTGACTGCCGACCGCATCAAAGGTATTGCAGGCGATATGCAAAGCGTAGCCCAACTGGACAGTCCGCTTGGAAAACAACTTTCGGCTACCGAAATGCCTAATGGCTTATCGATATCAAAAATACGCGTACCGCTTGGCGTAGTAGGTGTTATATATGAAGCCCGCCCCAATGTTACTTTTGATGTTTTTGCGCTTTGCTTTAAAACAGGCAACATCAGTGTATTAAAAGGTGGTAGTGATGCCGATTTCTCCAACCGGGCCATTATCTCAGTTATCCATAAGGTATTAACAAAGCATGGCGTTGATGTTAATGTAGTTACCCTGCTCCCTGCCGAACGTGAGGCTACAACAGCTTTGCTGAATGCAATTGGTTATATTGATGTGCTTATCCCGAGAGGAAGCCAGTCGCTGATTGATTTTGTGCGGGATAATAGCAAGGTACCGGTTATTGAAACAGGTGCCGGTATTGTGCATACTTATTTTGATGAATCGGGCAATGTAGAGAAAGGTGCTGAAATTATCGCCAATGCAAAAACCCGAAGGGTAAGTGTTTGCAACGCTTTAGATTGTTTGATCATCCACTCCGCGCGCTTAAGCGACCTGCCGCAACTGGCACACATCCTAAACGAAAAAGAAGTAGAGATCTTTGCCGATGAACGGGCCTTTGAAGCGTTAAAAAGCAATTATCCCTCCAACCTTTTGCATAAAGCCAGTCCGGAACACTTTGGTACTGAATTTCTTTCGATGAAGATGGCTATTAAAACGGTAAGTTCATTTACTGAAGCGTTAGAATATATCGCTGTAAACAGTTCAAAACATAGTGAAGCCATTATCTCTGAAAATGCAGAAAACATTGCTAAATTTTTAAATGATGTGGATGCTGCAGCTGTTTATGCAAACGTATCAACAGCGTTCACTGATGGCGCCCAGTTTGGTCTTGGCGCCGAGATTGGCATCAGTACTCAAAAACTCCATGCCCGCGGTCCTATGGGCCTGGAAGAACTTACCAGTTACAAATGGATAGTTAAAGGCAACGGACAAACACGCAATCCGTAA
- the mnmA gene encoding tRNA 2-thiouridine(34) synthase MnmA: MSKHGRILVAMSGGVDSSVAAVMLHEQGYEVIGLTMKTWDYASSGGSSKETGCCSLDSINDARALAVGYGFPHYILDIRNEFGDFVIDNFVDEYLAGRTPNPCVLCNTHIKWEALLKRADKLDCEFIATGHYANIRLQDNGRYVISKGRDTNKDQSYVLWGVSQKNLARTKFPLGSFSKPEIRQMALDMGQIELAGKSESYEICFVPDNDYRSFLRHKVEDLDERIGPGNFVLTNGTVVGKHQGYPFYTIGQRKGLGVALGHPMFVTRIDPTTNTVVLGTADELERKQAWVKNLNLIKYENINEPLEAITKIRYKDAGAQSTILQMGEHMKVDFHHNVSGIAPGQSAVFYEGDDLVGGGFLM; this comes from the coding sequence ATGAGTAAGCATGGCAGGATATTAGTGGCAATGAGCGGCGGGGTTGATAGTTCGGTGGCGGCGGTGATGCTGCATGAACAGGGCTATGAAGTTATTGGTTTAACCATGAAAACCTGGGACTATGCCTCATCGGGCGGCAGCTCAAAAGAAACCGGCTGCTGTAGTTTAGATAGCATCAATGATGCGCGTGCCCTTGCCGTTGGTTATGGTTTCCCTCATTATATATTAGATATCCGCAATGAGTTTGGCGATTTCGTGATCGATAACTTTGTTGATGAATACCTGGCTGGTCGTACCCCTAACCCATGCGTTTTGTGCAACACTCATATTAAATGGGAAGCGTTATTAAAACGTGCCGATAAACTCGATTGCGAATTTATAGCTACCGGTCACTATGCTAATATCCGTTTGCAGGACAATGGCCGTTACGTGATATCAAAAGGTAGGGATACCAATAAAGATCAATCGTACGTGTTATGGGGGGTATCTCAAAAAAACCTTGCACGTACTAAATTCCCGTTGGGTAGTTTTTCAAAACCCGAGATCAGGCAGATGGCGCTCGATATGGGCCAAATAGAACTTGCAGGTAAAAGCGAAAGTTACGAGATCTGCTTTGTACCAGATAACGATTATCGCTCATTTCTGCGCCATAAAGTTGAAGACCTTGACGAACGTATCGGCCCGGGTAATTTTGTACTTACCAACGGCACCGTAGTGGGCAAACACCAGGGTTATCCTTTTTATACTATTGGCCAGCGTAAGGGCTTGGGCGTGGCATTAGGACATCCTATGTTTGTTACGCGCATCGATCCTACCACCAATACAGTTGTTTTAGGCACCGCCGACGAGCTTGAACGCAAACAAGCCTGGGTAAAAAACCTCAACCTCATTAAATATGAAAATATAAATGAGCCGCTCGAAGCCATTACCAAAATCCGTTATAAAGATGCCGGAGCGCAAAGCACCATTCTTCAAATGGGCGAACATATGAAAGTTGATTTTCATCATAATGTATCAGGCATAGCGCCGGGCCAATCAGCTGTATTTTATGAAGGAGATGACCTTGTTGGCGGTGGTTTCCTGATGTAA
- the topA gene encoding type I DNA topoisomerase: MAKNLLIVESPAKAKTIEGYLGKDFTVKSSYGHIRDLVKSEDAIDIANNFKQKYEVPADKKQVVSELKKLAKEAEMVWLASDEDREGEAISWHLFETLDLKDTHTKRIVFHEITKPAILKAIDTPRKIDYNLVNAQQARRVLDRLVGFELSPVLWKKVKPSLSAGRVQSVAVRLIVDREREINKFKSEAAFKIVAIFGKGKEAFKAELPERFAKQEDAEKFLQDCIAADFDVKSLDTRPAKRSPAAPFTTSTLQQEASRKLGYSVARTMQVAQRLYESGYITYMRTDSVNLSELALNSAASEIVSAYGEKYHQQRRYKTKNTSAQEAHEAIRPTYFNNHSIDGESAEKRLYELIWKRAIASQMSEAQFEKTTAKISISTRSEDLVANGEVMKFDGFLKVYLESQDDEDEPQQDGENAMLPPLTKGQRLALQEMSATERFSRPAARYTEASLVKKLEELGIGRPSTYAPTISTIQNRGYVVKEEREGKQRNFRVLTLKAGGITKEEKTENTGAERGKLFPTDIGAVVNDFLVQYFKDIVDFNFTASVEKQFDEIAQGMKEWTAMLHDFYNPFHKEVESTIEKADKATGERELGIHPESGKKVSVRIGRFGPFVQVGESATDENEEKPLYASLRSGQSIETISLEEALELFKLPKVVGEYEGKVMKVAIGRFGPYISHNSAFVSLPKEIDPHDVTEEQAIELINLKRKKDAEKLIKSFDEDPDVKVLNGRWGPYIEFGKLNVKIPKDKDPLTLTYEECKALADATPKDAKKGRFGKAAASAKPAATKAPAKKKAATKKK, encoded by the coding sequence ATGGCCAAAAACTTACTGATAGTTGAATCACCTGCAAAAGCTAAGACCATTGAGGGTTACCTTGGTAAGGACTTTACCGTAAAGTCCAGCTATGGGCATATCCGTGATCTGGTTAAGTCGGAAGATGCAATTGATATAGCTAATAACTTTAAACAAAAATACGAGGTACCGGCAGATAAAAAGCAGGTAGTTAGCGAATTAAAGAAGTTAGCTAAGGAAGCCGAAATGGTTTGGCTCGCATCGGACGAGGACCGCGAGGGTGAGGCCATTTCCTGGCATTTGTTTGAAACATTGGATCTGAAGGACACGCATACCAAGCGTATCGTTTTTCATGAGATCACTAAGCCGGCAATTTTAAAAGCAATAGATACACCACGTAAAATCGACTATAACCTTGTTAATGCCCAACAGGCGCGCCGTGTTTTAGACAGGTTGGTAGGTTTTGAGCTCTCCCCTGTTTTGTGGAAGAAGGTAAAACCATCACTTTCGGCAGGTCGTGTACAGTCAGTTGCAGTAAGGCTTATTGTTGACCGTGAACGTGAGATCAATAAATTTAAATCAGAAGCAGCATTTAAAATCGTAGCCATATTTGGCAAAGGCAAAGAAGCTTTCAAGGCCGAACTACCTGAACGTTTTGCTAAACAGGAAGATGCTGAAAAGTTTTTACAGGATTGCATCGCTGCCGACTTCGACGTAAAGTCATTGGATACCCGGCCGGCAAAACGTTCACCAGCCGCGCCATTTACTACCTCAACCCTGCAGCAGGAAGCCAGCCGTAAACTTGGTTATTCGGTTGCGCGTACTATGCAAGTTGCACAAAGGCTTTACGAATCAGGTTACATTACCTATATGCGTACCGACTCGGTAAACCTGTCTGAACTGGCCTTAAATTCGGCGGCAAGCGAGATTGTATCAGCCTATGGCGAAAAATACCATCAGCAAAGAAGATATAAAACCAAAAATACCAGTGCACAGGAAGCACACGAGGCGATCAGGCCAACCTATTTTAATAACCACTCCATCGATGGTGAATCCGCAGAAAAGCGCTTATATGAGCTGATCTGGAAACGTGCCATTGCTTCGCAAATGAGCGAAGCCCAGTTTGAGAAAACTACTGCAAAAATCAGTATCTCAACCCGTAGTGAAGATTTAGTGGCAAACGGCGAGGTAATGAAATTTGATGGCTTCCTGAAAGTTTACCTTGAATCGCAGGATGATGAAGATGAACCACAGCAAGATGGCGAAAACGCGATGTTGCCTCCTTTAACCAAAGGTCAGCGTTTAGCTCTGCAGGAGATGTCGGCTACAGAACGTTTTTCGCGCCCGGCTGCCCGTTACACCGAGGCAAGCCTGGTGAAAAAACTGGAAGAGCTTGGTATCGGCCGCCCGTCAACCTATGCCCCTACTATCTCAACCATTCAAAACCGCGGTTATGTAGTTAAGGAAGAACGCGAAGGTAAGCAACGTAATTTCAGGGTGTTAACACTGAAAGCAGGCGGCATTACCAAAGAAGAAAAAACGGAGAATACCGGTGCCGAACGAGGTAAGCTGTTCCCAACCGATATCGGTGCTGTGGTGAACGATTTCCTGGTTCAATATTTCAAGGATATCGTTGACTTTAACTTTACCGCCAGCGTTGAAAAACAATTTGACGAAATTGCTCAGGGTATGAAAGAGTGGACAGCTATGCTCCATGATTTTTACAACCCTTTCCATAAGGAGGTTGAGAGCACTATTGAAAAAGCCGACAAAGCAACCGGCGAACGTGAATTAGGCATCCACCCTGAAAGTGGGAAAAAAGTTTCTGTGAGGATAGGTCGTTTCGGGCCATTTGTGCAGGTTGGAGAGAGCGCTACCGACGAAAACGAAGAGAAACCCCTTTATGCAAGTCTTCGCAGTGGACAGAGTATCGAGACCATCAGCCTTGAAGAGGCACTTGAGCTATTCAAACTCCCCAAAGTTGTGGGCGAGTATGAAGGCAAGGTAATGAAAGTGGCCATCGGCCGTTTCGGACCTTACATTAGCCACAACAGCGCTTTTGTATCGTTACCTAAAGAAATCGACCCACATGATGTTACTGAAGAACAAGCGATTGAACTCATTAACCTAAAGCGCAAAAAGGATGCGGAAAAACTGATTAAATCTTTCGATGAAGACCCGGACGTAAAAGTATTAAACGGGCGCTGGGGGCCTTATATTGAATTTGGCAAGCTGAACGTTAAAATACCCAAAGATAAAGATCCTTTGACCCTGACGTACGAAGAATGCAAGGCACTCGCCGACGCAACACCGAAGGATGCTAAAAAAGGGCGCTTTGGTAAAGCTGCTGCCTCAGCCAAACCCGCTGCAACAAAAGCACCGGCTAAGAAAAAAGCGGCAACAAAGAAGAAGTAG